Proteins encoded within one genomic window of Mesorhizobium sp. AR10:
- the cyoA gene encoding ubiquinol oxidase subunit II, translating into MRLRLLAASLIGVLTLAGCSEGVLNPQGPIASAEQLVLFNSLGIMLAIVIPTILATLGVAFWFRSSNWRARYMPDFEYSGRLELLVWSIPAMTVLLVGGVAWVGAHDLDPRKPIASAVNPVRVQVVSLDWKWLFIYPDQGIATVNQLTIPAGTPISFELTSSGVMNSFFVPQLGSQIYTMAGMVTRLHLQADHPGTYRGLSAQYSGQGFADMRFAVDAVPAEAFSQWVNTTHDAGPVLDAQAYADLARPSESIAPFSYGDVTPDLFNHVLSFAAQPNDPTRLADPASQRTDK; encoded by the coding sequence ATGCGGCTCAGGTTGCTCGCTGCCAGCTTGATCGGCGTCCTGACACTCGCGGGCTGTTCCGAAGGTGTTCTCAATCCACAGGGGCCTATCGCCTCTGCCGAGCAACTGGTTCTGTTCAACTCGCTCGGAATCATGCTGGCGATCGTGATCCCAACGATTCTCGCCACGCTTGGCGTAGCCTTCTGGTTTCGCTCATCGAACTGGCGCGCTCGCTACATGCCCGATTTCGAGTATTCGGGCCGTCTCGAGCTGCTCGTCTGGTCGATCCCTGCCATGACGGTGCTATTGGTCGGCGGCGTCGCCTGGGTTGGTGCGCATGACCTCGATCCGCGCAAGCCGATCGCCTCCGCAGTCAACCCTGTCAGGGTTCAGGTAGTCTCGCTCGACTGGAAATGGCTGTTCATCTACCCCGACCAGGGCATCGCAACCGTCAATCAATTGACCATCCCGGCTGGCACCCCGATCAGCTTCGAACTGACCTCCTCAGGCGTGATGAACAGTTTCTTTGTGCCGCAGCTAGGCAGCCAGATCTACACCATGGCCGGCATGGTGACGCGGCTTCATTTGCAGGCCGATCATCCAGGAACCTACCGGGGGCTGTCGGCGCAGTATAGCGGCCAGGGATTCGCCGACATGCGGTTTGCCGTCGATGCGGTGCCGGCGGAGGCCTTCTCGCAGTGGGTGAATACGACGCACGACGCCGGCCCTGTGCTCGACGCGCAAGCCTATGCCGACCTCGCCAGGCCTAGCGAGTCGATAGCGCCGTTCTCCTATGGAGACGTCACTCCCGACCTGTTCAACCACGTGCTGAGCTTCGCGGCACAGCCGAACGATCCCACGCGGCTCGCAGACCCGGCGTCACAGAGGACAGACAAATGA